In Saccharolobus solfataricus, a genomic segment contains:
- a CDS encoding ISH3-like element ISC1439A family transposase: MQTIQVSKTELKSLAINLATNNINVISQDLDPEIVKAAPSLLTGNRGKYYLKVVRRGEKVISKGQRTFKFYPIYREVKGEINVVAVDETGLTVGEKEQEKAEGFLLYNWKRKGVKMRSLDLVYPLRLPLLVEVADLRSDSPSQFLLRSVREVSQYMEIDYVVADAGFLNLGVIKEMPVKTIVRGKSNLKGFKELSNVPLVEKRYEVKDKVYVAYRVLKFEGLYYYDVVYVKGKPRHFMFVTNFEGDPYELAELYRLRWQVEEGFKVRKARIRYVRKLSNKIFLFLYYTVLDSAWNLVNHLLFNFKSTCKKVLSFDSFVKLL; this comes from the coding sequence ATGCAAACCATACAAGTATCCAAAACGGAGCTGAAGTCCCTCGCTATAAATTTAGCAACAAACAATATTAACGTTATCTCTCAAGATCTAGACCCGGAAATAGTGAAAGCAGCACCATCCTTGCTAACCGGAAACAGAGGAAAATACTACTTGAAGGTAGTAAGACGAGGCGAGAAAGTAATTAGTAAAGGTCAGAGAACCTTCAAGTTCTACCCAATCTACAGAGAAGTAAAGGGAGAGATCAACGTAGTCGCTGTAGATGAGACCGGATTAACCGTGGGAGAAAAGGAACAAGAAAAAGCAGAGGGCTTTCTACTCTACAACTGGAAGAGAAAAGGAGTAAAGATGAGATCCTTGGACCTCGTATATCCCTTAAGGTTACCCCTCCTAGTGGAGGTAGCAGATTTGAGAAGCGACAGTCCATCACAGTTCCTACTCAGGAGCGTGAGGGAAGTAAGCCAATACATGGAAATAGATTACGTTGTAGCTGACGCCGGATTCTTGAACCTAGGGGTCATCAAGGAAATGCCCGTGAAGACCATTGTGAGAGGAAAGTCGAACTTGAAGGGATTCAAGGAACTATCTAACGTTCCATTAGTTGAGAAGAGATACGAGGTTAAGGACAAGGTTTACGTTGCGTATAGGGTCTTGAAATTTGAAGGGCTTTATTATTACGATGTGGTTTACGTTAAGGGAAAGCCGAGGCACTTTATGTTCGTGACGAACTTCGAGGGAGATCCCTATGAACTGGCTGAACTCTATAGGTTGAGGTGGCAGGTTGAGGAGGGTTTTAAGGTTAGGAAGGCAAGGATAAGGTATGTTAGGAAGTTGAGTAACAAGATCTTCTTGTTCCTCTATTACACGGTTCTGGATTCTGCGTGGAATCTAGTGAATCATCTTCTCTTTAACTTCAAGTCCACGTGTAAGAAGGTTTTGTCCTTCGATTCATTCGTCAAGCTTCTCTAA
- a CDS encoding pyroglutamyl-peptidase I — MTVLLFGFEPFLEYKENPSQLIVEALNRSTILKEEVKGVILPVEYKKIEDVIVTKIRETKPILTLGIGLAPGRAKITPEKIAINYRYSREGDNAGKKYRGEKIDPLGQDGIFTNIPVEDLVDLLNENGIPAELSLSAGSYLCNNAMYIIIREARKYNSLGGFIHVPLHESYAARIQRSIPSMSLDTMIRGIKLSIEFILTNKNKKENLTLS; from the coding sequence ATGACAGTTCTCTTGTTTGGTTTTGAACCCTTTTTGGAATACAAGGAAAATCCATCTCAGTTAATTGTTGAAGCCTTAAATAGAAGTACCATATTAAAGGAAGAGGTCAAAGGTGTGATACTGCCAGTTGAGTATAAGAAGATAGAGGATGTGATAGTTACGAAAATTAGGGAGACGAAACCAATATTAACTTTGGGAATTGGTTTAGCCCCGGGTAGAGCGAAGATAACTCCAGAGAAGATAGCCATAAACTATAGGTATTCAAGGGAAGGAGATAACGCTGGAAAGAAGTATAGGGGAGAGAAGATTGACCCCTTAGGGCAAGACGGTATCTTTACGAATATACCAGTAGAGGACCTTGTAGACTTATTAAATGAAAACGGAATACCAGCTGAATTAAGCTTAAGTGCTGGTAGCTATCTTTGTAATAACGCAATGTACATCATAATTAGGGAAGCTAGAAAGTACAATAGCTTAGGTGGTTTCATTCACGTTCCCTTACACGAGTCATATGCCGCGAGAATACAACGATCTATTCCATCCATGAGTTTAGATACTATGATAAGGGGAATAAAGTTATCAATAGAATTTATATTAACAAATAAAAATAAAAAAGAGAATCTTACCTTATCCTAG